Genomic window (Pirellulales bacterium):
AAACCGCGCGCTTGGGCAAAAGTGGTTCTACTTGGGTCCACAACTTATCCGGTACTAATGCTGTCATTGATTTGCCTCCTTGCTAATCAAGAAGGCGGAATACTAACCATCCGTTCTAGGTTTTGAAATAGCGTCTTAAGAAATGATCTTTATGTATGCGATTCGATAAGCTCGAACTCCCAGAAGAACAGCCCGAACCGCCTCGAAAGCCAACTGTTCGGCCAGCCGATCAAGACGAACATTACTGGCTCAATCAGGCTGATGATCACCGTCGCGCGGGAGGTTATGAAGATGCTTTGCGTTTTTACTCCCGGGCACTCGAAGTTGAAAAAAGCTTGGTTGTTGCGTGGGTCGGACAAGTGCAAATGTTAGTTCAGTTAGGTGAATATCCCCAGGCCGAGCTCTGGAGTCGCAAGGCCCTTGAGTTTTTTCCGAATCAGCCAGAATTACTCGCCGGACGCGCGCAGGCGGTTTGTCGTTTGGGCGATCTCAAGCAAGCTCACGCTCTTAGCGATGGAGCTATGCAGCAGCGCGGCGATTCATCGTATTGCTGGTCGGTCAGAGGTGAAATAATGGTCGCCGGCAAACAAAAAACGGATCGAAGTTGCTTCGATCACGCACAATTGGTCAGTAGCGATTGGCTGGTGCCGTTAGAAATTGCCTTGATTTATCTACACTACAGAATTCCCAGTAAAGCCCTCCAACGCGCTCAAATCGCCGTTCAGCAGGCAGCCGCGTCTTTTTACGCATGGTTCATCCTGGGGCAATGCCAGCAAGAATTGGGATTTATCGAGCCAGCTCGTACTAGCTATAGCCGTTGCCTGGAACTTTCGCCTCGCCATTACGAAGCAGGCGTGCGCATCTCAGAATTAGGACGTGGGTCTTGGACCGCTACCGCCCGGCGTTGGTTTCGGCTGAGTTGAAACACGTTCATTGATAATTCCACCCGCGATCACTATGTCTTGGACTTTCGATAAGATTCTGAAAGGTGCCCGGCAACTTGGCGCTAGTGATGTACACCTGGTGAAAGGCGTTGCTCCTGCCATTCGCATCAATGGCGAAATTCGGCCCATTGCGGGTTCCCCATTGAGCAAATCAGAGCTTCTATCGCTCTATAATAATTTATTAAACGAGGAACAGCAGCGGCAATTCGAAAAGGATCTTCAACTCTGTTTTTCCCGGCAATTGGAGGATATTGGGCGATTCCGGATTAGTGTATACATGCACGCAGGATGTCATGAATTCGCGATTCGGTTATGCGAAACGACGATTCGTACGGCGGACGAACTGGGTCTGCCACAAGTACTCACTGAATTAACGCGTTTGCCAAATGGTTTGGTGCTCGTAACCGGGCCTATTGGAATGGGGAAAGACTACGACGTTGAACTTCATGATCAACGCGATTAATAGCACAAGGCGTGCCAAAATAATCACAGTAGAAGATCCGGTTGAATTCGCGCACCAAAACAATCGCAGCATCGTCATTCAGCAGGAATTACTTAGCGACGTCAAGTCGTACCAACTGGCTTTAAGACACATTTTACGTCAGGATCCCGACGTCATTGTCATTGGCGAGATGCGCGATCTTGAAACGATTGAAACTGCCTTGATCGCTGCCGAAACGGGCCATTTAGTGATTGCCACTCTGCACACGCCTGACGCCGCCCAGACAGTGCAACGAATTTATAGTGTCTTTCCTGCGCAGGAGCAGAATGCCATTACCGTGCAGCTGGCAAATAGCTTGCAGGCGCTACTTGCACAGAAACTGTTGCCGCGAGCCGGGGGTTCCGGACGAGTTCTGGCCTGCGAAGTATGCATTGCTACGCACGCCGTGCGAAATCACATTCGCGAACGTCAGGTTCATCAGCTTTATAGTGAGATGCAAACCGGTCGAAAGTATCAAATGCAGACGATGGATCAAGTTCTGCTCGAGCTTTATCAAAAAGGTGACATTACCTATGATGTCGCACTTTCAAATGCACGCGATCCGCAATATATCCGGCATCGAGTTGGAGAAAAAGTCAAACACAGTGTCTAGATTTCAGCTGATCACTAAGTGCATGATTGCGCCTGCGATTGTTGCCGTGGCTACTTATCTCATTGTTCCGCAAGTCGAAAAAGTTTGGGGATGATCCGCCAAAATTCGCGGCAGTGGCTTCCTCAGCTCCTTCCCTCGATCTTCACCGCGCATTCCGTCAGCGACGCCAAAAAAATCGACCGTAGGGCGCGAGGATCCAAAATGACCACCATTCCGGTATCGGTTTTCGTACGATTTCTGTTGGGTGAATGCCCTAGATTGACGGCCTGACCGGCGCAAGCTTGGCTGTTGTCCGAAATGACTTTCTCACGACATTTTTCTTCACGCCGCACCTCCTCTTGTCTTCCCGTCCTGAAACTGTTGCCCAGTAGTACCTGAACCATCTGCGAATTTGGCTCAGTGGCCAACGGCTAAAGAAAAGCGGCTCCCAGGCCGCCCGGGTGGGCCGGCCCAGGAGCGCGCGGTCGACATTGCAAGTGAGTCCGCTCCACGTCAAGCACTCTGCGAAATGGTGTCCTAGTGTTACGACTCAATCTCTCGGACTGCCAAAGGAGTCCGACGGATACTCTAGGCAGCACCTAGCGATGGCGCCTTCGCCGCTTGCGTCGCCCGGCCCGAAACCCCAATCGGCTGCCAAGTCGTTTGCCATGGCGGAAAGACCAATAACCAATCACGGCAACGAACACCAAAACCAACAATGGATCCATGATCCACCTCCTTAGCGGCGGCAGCGGCAGCTCGGTCGACCGTGACGTCGCGGTGGCCGCCACTTCCTGTTAAACAACCACACAATGACTGCCAGGCAGACCAAACACCCGAAAGAATTCATGAGGTGCTCCAAAAATGTAAAATGACGTAACCAGCCAGAACAGGAAATCACCATCACTCTCTCAGGCTGCACTGACGCCAGGCTGCAACCCACTTTGAAACTGTCCCCAGTGCTGCCGGAACCAACTGCGGAGCTGGCTGATCCGCGCTGGGCAGAGCCCGAATTGCCTGGCCACCACCTCCCGCGTTGAGCCGCCCTTCGCCAGGGCGCGTTGGCGTCGGGACAGCGTCTCCAGCCACGCGGCCACGTCGATCCGGGCAGCTGCAGTCTCGGCCGGACCCACATGCCGGTCTTCGACCAATAGCTGCTTCAATTCACCGGACTGCTCGCTGCGTCGATCGATTCGTTCGACCGTGAAACCATGAATCCGGCAGGCGTAGGGAAACAGCAGGTCATGTTGGTTTAGCTGGCTGCCGACTAGCCGCCCGGCACGGACATGGCGAATGGCAAACTGGGCCAGTGGAGTGGGATAAGCCACGGCCAATTTGTTTCGACGTGCCAGTCTGATGCACGCGCAATAAGCATTTACTATCACTTCCTGCGTCAATTCTTGCCGGGCTTCGGCCCGTTGGCCACGGAAAGCAATCCACGCCTGCCGGCGAATCAAAGGCAACATTTTCAGAAACTGGTCGTGAACAAACTCGGCTCGATGATCAGCGGAAATCGTTCCTAACGGCGCAATCATGGGACGGCTCCTCGTGAAGGAGGACCGCCCTAGCTGGGCGGCCCTGTTGGGAAAACAAGACCGCCCAGCACCGCGCCGAGCGTCAACTTAGAAAGTCAGATACCCGCGCGGTTCAGATATGCACCCGGAAAGGAAACTCCCCGGCCAGATCACCAGCGGCATGAACCGGTGTGGTTTGATCGATTTAATTAACGATGTAGTTAGCCGGCGGTACACACTGAGCATCACCACAGTCGGCCGAGCGATCCGGATTACCAGGCGCTGCAGCGCCGAGAAGCCCTGATTTGATGGCAATGTGGCACTTTGAATTCTGACATGAGTTTAGATATCCCATCACCCGAAGATTGGCGGCCCATCGGACTTGCGACAATTCGTGCCGGTAAACCAACGTTTTTTGGCTTGGCCGTAGGGTGCCGTTCCGATCCGCCGGTTGATTTGACCAAAGCGCGGTAACGTGGCATCTGAGCGTGGAAATGGGCTGCCCCGAGAATTACTCGTCACACACAAGCTTAGGAACGTCAACCGCGGCGTGCCGCCTCGATTACAGCGATGTCGATCTTTTTCATCGTCATCATCGCATGGAATGCGCGTTTGGCGGCGGCGCGATCGGGATCGGTGCCCGCTTACGTCAGGGCGATCGGCGTAATCTGCCAGGACAATCCCCATTTGTCCTTGCACCAGCCGAACGCGCTCTCCTGGCCGCCGTTGCCGACGTTCCAGTAGCAATCCGTTTCGGCCTGGTCATCGGATGCGACCTGAAACGAGAATGCTTCGTTGTGCTTGAACGTGGGGCCACCATTGAGGCCGACGCAGGGAATGCCCATCACAGTGAATTCGACGGTCAACACATCCCCTTGCTTCCCGGACGGAAAGTCTCCCGGAGCGAGGTTCACCGCGCCAACAGATGAATCGGGAAAAGTCTTGGCATAAAACTGCGCCGCGTCCTCCCCATAAAGTTCGCATTTCTTGTGCCGTTCCGGCTGCTTCGCTGTACATCGCATCCCTGTCAGGCGGAGTGTCAAATCAGGATCGACGGGAACGGATTCATTTGAAGCGAACGCAGTTTCCGGCCGACGTCTTGTCGGCAATTTGAATTGTAAGAACGGAGTGGGCGGCGAGCGAGTGGTTTGCAATGGGCTCGCAAGGCCCATACTATGTGTAGCGTCTGCAAACTGTGTCTTTCGCAATTGATGGAGTCGTGTAGATTCCTGAGCAAAGGCCATGACGAATGGAATGATCGCTACCGGGACAACTTCCGTGGGACACAGGTCGGCCTTCCTCGG
Coding sequences:
- a CDS encoding tetratricopeptide repeat protein translates to MRFDKLELPEEQPEPPRKPTVRPADQDEHYWLNQADDHRRAGGYEDALRFYSRALEVEKSLVVAWVGQVQMLVQLGEYPQAELWSRKALEFFPNQPELLAGRAQAVCRLGDLKQAHALSDGAMQQRGDSSYCWSVRGEIMVAGKQKTDRSCFDHAQLVSSDWLVPLEIALIYLHYRIPSKALQRAQIAVQQAAASFYAWFILGQCQQELGFIEPARTSYSRCLELSPRHYEAGVRISELGRGSWTATARRWFRLS
- a CDS encoding ATPase, T2SS/T4P/T4SS family — protein: MINAINSTRRAKIITVEDPVEFAHQNNRSIVIQQELLSDVKSYQLALRHILRQDPDVIVIGEMRDLETIETALIAAETGHLVIATLHTPDAAQTVQRIYSVFPAQEQNAITVQLANSLQALLAQKLLPRAGGSGRVLACEVCIATHAVRNHIRERQVHQLYSEMQTGRKYQMQTMDQVLLELYQKGDITYDVALSNARDPQYIRHRVGEKVKHSV
- a CDS encoding VOC family protein is translated as MAFAQESTRLHQLRKTQFADATHSMGLASPLQTTRSPPTPFLQFKLPTRRRPETAFASNESVPVDPDLTLRLTGMRCTAKQPERHKKCELYGEDAAQFYAKTFPDSSVGAVNLAPGDFPSGKQGDVLTVEFTVMGIPCVGLNGGPTFKHNEAFSFQVASDDQAETDCYWNVGNGGQESAFGWCKDKWGLSWQITPIALT